In Oscillospiraceae bacterium, the genomic window CTTGCCTTCCAGCGCAGCAGCCACTGCGGGGTCGGCCTTGGCCGCAGCGATGGCAGCAGCGGCGTCGATGTCGGCAGCCACCTTCAGGCGGGCCTTCACCTTGCCGTTCACCTGCACGGCGATCTCCACCGTGCTCTCCACGCACTTGGCCTCCTCGTACTTGGGCCAGGGGTAGTAAGCCAGCTGCTCGTTGTGGCCGTGGCCCAGCTTCTCCCACAGCTCCTCGGTCATGTGGGGAGCAAACGGGTTCAGCAGCTGGACGACCGTCTCCAGCTCAGCCTTGGTGGCGCCGCCGTTGTCGTACAGGGCGTTGACCAGGGTCATCAGCTGAGCAATGGCGGTGTTCATCTTCAGGCCCTCGATGTCTGCGCTGACCTTCTTGATGGTCTGGTGCATCAGGGTCTCGATCTGGGGGCGGTAGCCCTCGCCCTCCACCAGCTTGTCGCTCAGGGCCCACACGCGGTCCAGGAAGCGGTTGCAGCCGGCAATGGCAGAGGTCTGCCAGGGGGCAGCCTGCTCAAAGTCGCCCATGAACATCTCGTACAGACGCATGGTGTCGGCACCGTACTGGTCCACCACCTCGTCCGGGTTGATGACGTTGCCCAGGCTCTTGGACATCTTGACGATGGGATGACGGGACATCTCACCGTACTTCTCCTCCAGAGCCTTCTCGGCGGCCTTCTGGCTGCCGTACTCCTTCAGCAGCTTGTCCTGCTCCTCAGCGGGCAGGTTGACGAAGCTGTGGGGGTTCAGGCCCAGGATCATGCCGTGGGCGGTACGCTTGTTGTAGGGCTCGGCAGTGGGCACTGCGCCGATGTCGTACAGGAACTTATGCCAGAAACGGCTGTACAGCAGGTGCAGGGTGGTGTGCTCCATGCCGCCGTTGTACCAGTCCACCGGAGACCAGTACTCCAGAGCCTCCTTGGAGGCAATGGCGTCCTTGCAGTGGGGGTCCATGTAGCGCAGGAAGTACCAGGAAGAACCAGCCCACTGGGGCATGGTGTCGGTCTCGCGGGTAGCGGGGCCGCCGCAGCAGGGGCAGGTGGTCTTGACCCAGTCCTTGTGGCGGGCCAGCGGGGACTCGCCGTCCGGGCCCGGCTCAAAGTCGGTGATGTCCGGCAGGGTCAGGGGCAGGCTGCTCTCGGGCAGGGGCTGCCAGCCGCACTTGTCGCAGTGCACCATGGGGATGGGCTCGCCCCAGTAACGCTGACGGCTGAACACCCAGTCGCGCAGCTTGTAGTTGACCTTGTCGCGGCCCTTGCCGGTCTCCTCCAGCCAGGCGATCATCTTCTTCTGGGCGTCGGCCACAGACAGGCCGTTCAGGAAGCCGGAGTTGACCAGCGTGCCGGTGGCCACATCGGTAAAGGCAGCCTCGTCCAGGTTGGACGGGGTGTTGCCCTGGACCACCTCGATGATGGGCAGGCCGAACTTCTTGGCAAACTCCCAGTCACGGGTATCGTGGGCAGGCACGGCCATGATGGCGCCGGTGCCGTAGGTGGACAGGACGTAGTCGGAAATGAAGATGGGGATCTCGGTGTCGTTGACCGGGTTGATGCCCATGACGCCTTCCAGCTTGACGCCGGTCTTTTCCTTGTTCAGCTCGCTGCGCTCAAAGTCGCTCTTGCGGGCGGCCTCGGCCTGATAGGCCTTGACGGCATCCACGTTCTTGATGATGCCCTTGTCCAGCCACTGCTTGACCATGGCGTGCTCCGGGGAGACGACCATATAGGTAGCACCGAACAGGGTGTCGCAGCGGGTGGTGTACACGGTCAGGGTGTCCCCGGCAGTGGTGCCGAAATTGACCTCTGCGCCGTGGCTGCGGCCGATCCAGTTCTTCTGCTGGGTGGCCACGCGCTCAATGTAGTCCAGACCGTCCAGGCCGTCGATCAGCTTGTCGGCGTAGGCGGTGATCTTGAGCATCCACTGGCTCTTGACCCGGTGGACCACCTCGCTGCCGCAGCGCTCGCACACGCCGTTGACCACTTCCTCGTTGGCCAGCACGCACTTGCAGCCGGTGCACCAGTTGACGTTCATTTCCTTCTTGTAGGCCAGACCGTGCTTGTACAGCTGCAGGAAGATCCACTGGGTCCACTTGTAGTATTCCGGGTCGGTGGTGTTGATCTCGCGGTCCCAGTCAAAGGAGAAGCCCAGAGCCTTCAGCTGGCTGCGGAAGTGGTCCACGTTGTTCTTGGTGACGATGGCCGGGTGGATGTGGTTCTTCATGGCGAAGTTCTCGGTGGGCAGACCGAAGGCATCCCAGCCCATGGGGTACAGCACGTTGTAACCGTTCTGACGGCGCTTGCGGCTCACCACATCCAGGGCGGTGTAGCTGCGGGGGTGGCCCACATGCAGGCCGGCACCCGAGGGGTACGGGAACTCCACCAGGGCATAGAACTTGGGTTTGGTGTGGTCGATCTCGGCATGGAAAGTCTTTTCGTCCTCCCACACCTTCTGCCACTTGGCTTCAACAGCCTTGTAATCGTATTTCATGTTTGTAATCAGCTCCAGACTTTTCTTTTGCAAATACCTCGATCGGAATGATTTATGTTTAAGGCAGCTGCCTTAATCCCTTTTTTACTCGATGGTGCTGTCCGGGGTCAGGTACTCCGAAATATCCACCGGCTCGCCGTCGGCCCACAGGTGTTCCAGATCGTAATAGGTGCGGGTGTTGGGCACAAAGACGTGCACGATGACGTTGGAGTAGTCCAGCAGCACCCAGTTCTTGGAGTCGTAGCCCTCCGTGCTGTAGGGCTCCAGACCCTTCTGCGAGAGCTCGAACTCCACCTCATCGGCCAGAGAAGCCACCTGGGTGGTGGAGGTGCCGGAGGCGATGACAAAGTAATCGGTGAGGACGGTCAGGCTCTCCACCTTGAGCACCCGCACATCGTGGGCCTTTTTCTTGTCCAGGATCTTGGCGATCTCAATGGCAAGGGCCTTGCTGTCGTTGAAATTTTCCATAGGTTTCTCCCTTCTGTAAAAGGTCTTTCCGGCACGCGGAAAGCGCCTGTCAGGTTCAGTTTGCGGAACCGGCAGCCTGACCGTCGGTGGTCACAGCGCCGGAAAGATCGGTGTTGCCGTTCAGGATGGCATCGTCCGACTCCTTGTCGATGCGGCCCATATACTGCACGTTGGCGTCCGTGGAAGCGGTGCCGTGGGGCCACTGATCGGTGACGAGGTGCATCTCGCTCACGTCGATGGGGCCGGTGTAGGTGCAGAAATACTGGTTGAGCAGCGCTGCAATGGAGCCGGCATCCGGCACCACGCAGGAGTAGCCGTTAAAGCTGTCGGTCTTGCCCACGTTGGGCACGCCCATGAACACCGGCGTCTGGGCCAAGATGATGTTGGAACTGTCGATCTTCAGGAAGGACACCACCAGCTTTGCGATGGTGGAGGTGTCCATATCCGTCTTGATATAGTTCTTGAACACCAGCGGCAGCTGGTTCAAGATGTCGGTCACGCCCATGGAGCGGGCACGCTTGAACAGGCCGGCGTAGAAATAGCGCTGCATGTTCAGGCGGTCGATGTCCGAGTTGGCGTAGCCGTCGCCGTGGCGGCAGCGCACGAAGAACTCAGCCGAGGCGCCGTCCAGATTGCGGTAGCCCTTGATCAGCTTGCTGCCGCCGTAGGACATATCGTGGGGGATATACACCTCGATGCCTCCGAAGTTGTCCACCATTTCCACCAGTGCCTGCATGTCCACGCTGACGTAGTAGTCCACGGGCAGGCGGTACTGGTCGTAGATCACATCGGCCAGCGCGGCGATGCTGCCGCCGTTGGACAGAGCCACCGAGTTGATCTGGTAGTTGGAGGCGGCGTAGGTCTTGCCGTTGGACAGGGTGATCTTTCTGTTCTGAGTGGCCACCAGACTGTTGCGGGGGATCTGCAGCATGTGCAGCGCCCCGTTCTTGATGTCGAACTGGCAGTACAGGATCATGTCCGTCATGCCGTCGTTGGAGCTGGCATCACTGTAGTTGCGGCCTTCCTCGTAGTCGATGCCGCAGACCAGGATGTTCACCACATCGCCCTTGTACTCCTCGGCGGTCTTGACCTCTTCCTGAATGGTGGGGGTGCTGTCGTCCGGGCGGAGGCTGTCCTCCACCTTGTTCAACATGCTCACACCGTACACTACGACGCCCGACACCACGGCGATCACCGCCATGACCACCGCAAACGGCAGCCAGAGCGGAGTTTTTTTCTTTTTCTTGCGGCGGCGGGGCGGTTCAACCTGCCGGGCCGGCTGTGCCGAATGGCGCGGCGGCGCACTGCGTCCGCTGCCGGACGTGCTGCCTGCAGCCGGTCTGCCGGATGTTCCGGTCGTTCCGGTGGTCGGACGCGGGGCGGCCTTTGCGGCCTGATCCGGCCGGTTCAGCGAGCGGTCTGTGTTAATGCGGCGTGGCGCTTGACTCATGTTTCTAGGCTCCTTCAGCTTTCACGGTGCTGCAGAAAAACGCAGTTCTCTGCAAAAACCTGTCATACGTCATAGTATAGCATCGTCCGGCAGAATCTGCAATCGGTTTTGCAGCCCTGCCCCTGCAACGGTTTTTAAGCGTTTTCTCCATTCTGTGCACTGTGGGCCAGAATATCCTCGTAGGCAGCTTTTGACATGGGGTCCAGCGGTTTGCCCTGGGAGAGCACAAAATCGTTGGTCTGCTTCAGGGCCGCCAGCATGGCCGCGTCCAGGTCCTTCAGCTCCAGCTTGCGCAGCTTTTCCACACCGGGCCAGTCCCGCTCGGCGCTGGTCATATCGGCCAGATACAGGATCTTGTCCAGCTGGGTCATGCCCGGCTTGCCCGCCGTATGGCAGGCAATGGCGCTGAGCACGGCTTCGTCGGTCACGCCCCATTCGGTGCGGGCCAGAATGGACGCGCACACGCCGTGCCACACCGGCGTGGGGCGCTCTTCCCCGCCCTCGGCGTATTCCGGGTGCGCCTGCATGATGGCGCGCATCTCGTCCTTGCTGATCTCCTTGGCCGCGTCGTGCAGCAGGGCGGCCAGCGCCGCCTGCTCCTCGTCGGCACCGTAGTGCTTTGCCAGCTTGACGGCCATTTTTTTCACATTGATGGTATGCTCGTAGCGCTTGTCGCTCAGGCGGCTGCGCACAAGCTCCTTTGCCTGTTTGAGGTTCATTGCGTGGTACTTCCTTTACGTTTGGTACAGATGCTCCCGCCGGATGACGGCGCGCACCGCTTCCGGCAGTTCCTCCGCGCAGTCCTCCCCGGCGGCAAGGCGCTGGCGGAGGGCACTGGACGCCATGGGCAGGGCCGTGACCGGGGCAAACAAAATGCGCTGCCCCGCCGGGTCCAGCTGCCGGGCCTTGGCGCACAGCTCCGGGGCGTCGCCTGCATTGCGGCTGGTCACCACCAGATGGGCCAGCCGCAGGATGTCCTGCCAGCGGTGCCAGCCGTCAAAGCTGAGCAGCATATCGCTGCCGACGGCCAGATACAATTCTCCTTCCGGGTCCTGCGCGGCCAGCATCTCCACCGTGAGCACCGTGTAGTTGCGGCGGCCCGCCTCGGCCTGGGCGATCTCCCAGCTGCTGACTTCCAGCTGCGGGGTCACGGCCTCCTCCCCCTGTGCCAGCTGCCGGAAGCAGCTGCACATCTCCAGACGCAGCGCCGCCGGGGCAGCCGTGTGCTGTTTGAAGGGCGAAAGCCCTGCCGGCATCACCACCACCCGGTCCGGGCGGACACAGGCAGCAGCGGCCCGCAGGTTGTTCAGGTGGCCGTTGTGGGGCGGGTCGAAGCTGCCGCCATAGAGCAGCGTTTTCATCTTACTTCAGCAGGTCGGCGTAGGCGCTGTCCTTTTTCTTCTGCAGGTACAGCACGAACTTGGAGCCGATCACCTGCACGCAGTCCGCACCAGTGGCCTCGGCCAGCAGCTGGGAAGCCTCGCGGGCGTTGTACATGCTGTTTTCCAGCACCTTGAGCTTGATGAGTTCCCGGGCGTCCAGGCAGTCCTTCACGCCCTGGACCATGGTGTCGTCGATCTCACCCTTGCCCACAATGTAAACGGGGTCCATGGTGTTTGCCTTGCCGCGCAGAATGGCGCGC contains:
- the nadD gene encoding nicotinate (nicotinamide) nucleotide adenylyltransferase — its product is MKTLLYGGSFDPPHNGHLNNLRAAAACVRPDRVVVMPAGLSPFKQHTAAPAALRLEMCSCFRQLAQGEEAVTPQLEVSSWEIAQAEAGRRNYTVLTVEMLAAQDPEGELYLAVGSDMLLSFDGWHRWQDILRLAHLVVTSRNAGDAPELCAKARQLDPAGQRILFAPVTALPMASSALRQRLAAGEDCAEELPEAVRAVIRREHLYQT
- the yqeK gene encoding bis(5'-nucleosyl)-tetraphosphatase (symmetrical) YqeK, which gives rise to MNLKQAKELVRSRLSDKRYEHTINVKKMAVKLAKHYGADEEQAALAALLHDAAKEISKDEMRAIMQAHPEYAEGGEERPTPVWHGVCASILARTEWGVTDEAVLSAIACHTAGKPGMTQLDKILYLADMTSAERDWPGVEKLRKLELKDLDAAMLAALKQTNDFVLSQGKPLDPMSKAAYEDILAHSAQNGENA
- a CDS encoding LCP family protein encodes the protein MSQAPRRINTDRSLNRPDQAAKAAPRPTTGTTGTSGRPAAGSTSGSGRSAPPRHSAQPARQVEPPRRRKKKKKTPLWLPFAVVMAVIAVVSGVVVYGVSMLNKVEDSLRPDDSTPTIQEEVKTAEEYKGDVVNILVCGIDYEEGRNYSDASSNDGMTDMILYCQFDIKNGALHMLQIPRNSLVATQNRKITLSNGKTYAASNYQINSVALSNGGSIAALADVIYDQYRLPVDYYVSVDMQALVEMVDNFGGIEVYIPHDMSYGGSKLIKGYRNLDGASAEFFVRCRHGDGYANSDIDRLNMQRYFYAGLFKRARSMGVTDILNQLPLVFKNYIKTDMDTSTIAKLVVSFLKIDSSNIILAQTPVFMGVPNVGKTDSFNGYSCVVPDAGSIAALLNQYFCTYTGPIDVSEMHLVTDQWPHGTASTDANVQYMGRIDKESDDAILNGNTDLSGAVTTDGQAAGSAN
- the leuS gene encoding leucine--tRNA ligase, translated to MKYDYKAVEAKWQKVWEDEKTFHAEIDHTKPKFYALVEFPYPSGAGLHVGHPRSYTALDVVSRKRRQNGYNVLYPMGWDAFGLPTENFAMKNHIHPAIVTKNNVDHFRSQLKALGFSFDWDREINTTDPEYYKWTQWIFLQLYKHGLAYKKEMNVNWCTGCKCVLANEEVVNGVCERCGSEVVHRVKSQWMLKITAYADKLIDGLDGLDYIERVATQQKNWIGRSHGAEVNFGTTAGDTLTVYTTRCDTLFGATYMVVSPEHAMVKQWLDKGIIKNVDAVKAYQAEAARKSDFERSELNKEKTGVKLEGVMGINPVNDTEIPIFISDYVLSTYGTGAIMAVPAHDTRDWEFAKKFGLPIIEVVQGNTPSNLDEAAFTDVATGTLVNSGFLNGLSVADAQKKMIAWLEETGKGRDKVNYKLRDWVFSRQRYWGEPIPMVHCDKCGWQPLPESSLPLTLPDITDFEPGPDGESPLARHKDWVKTTCPCCGGPATRETDTMPQWAGSSWYFLRYMDPHCKDAIASKEALEYWSPVDWYNGGMEHTTLHLLYSRFWHKFLYDIGAVPTAEPYNKRTAHGMILGLNPHSFVNLPAEEQDKLLKEYGSQKAAEKALEEKYGEMSRHPIVKMSKSLGNVINPDEVVDQYGADTMRLYEMFMGDFEQAAPWQTSAIAGCNRFLDRVWALSDKLVEGEGYRPQIETLMHQTIKKVSADIEGLKMNTAIAQLMTLVNALYDNGGATKAELETVVQLLNPFAPHMTEELWEKLGHGHNEQLAYYPWPKYEEAKCVESTVEIAVQVNGKVKARLKVAADIDAAAAIAAAKADPAVAAALEGKQLVKEIYVKGRLVNLAVKG
- a CDS encoding YhbY family RNA-binding protein, with protein sequence MLTSKQRAILRGKANTMDPVYIVGKGEIDDTMVQGVKDCLDARELIKLKVLENSMYNAREASQLLAEATGADCVQVIGSKFVLYLQKKKDSAYADLLK
- the rsfS gene encoding ribosome silencing factor, with protein sequence MENFNDSKALAIEIAKILDKKKAHDVRVLKVESLTVLTDYFVIASGTSTTQVASLADEVEFELSQKGLEPYSTEGYDSKNWVLLDYSNVIVHVFVPNTRTYYDLEHLWADGEPVDISEYLTPDSTIE